A genome region from Brassica oleracea var. oleracea cultivar TO1000 chromosome C2, BOL, whole genome shotgun sequence includes the following:
- the LOC106322819 gene encoding 60S ribosomal protein L13a-4: MVSGSGICSKRVVVDARHHMLGRLASIVAKELLNGQKVVIVRCEEICLSGGLVRQKMKYMRFLRKRMNTKPSHGPIHFRAPSKIFWRTVRGMIPHKTKRGAAALARMKVFEGVPPPYDKVKRMVIPDALKVLRLQAGHKYCLLGRLSSEVGWNHYDTIKELEAKRKERSQVVYERKKQLNKLRAKAEKVAEEKLGAQLEILAPVKY, from the exons ATGGTGTCAGGGTCAGGTATCTGCTCGAAGCGCGTGGTCGTCGACGCGCGACACCACATGCTTGGTCGCCTGGCGTCGATCGTCGCCAAGGAGCTCCTCAACGGCCAGAAGGTTGTCATCGTGCGGTGCGAGGAGATTTGCCTCTCCGGTGGACTCGTGCGTCAGAAAATGAAGTACATGAGGTTCCTCCGCAAACGTATGAACACTAAGCCCTCGCACGGGCCCATTCACTTCCGTGCTCCCTCCAAGATCTTCTGGCGTACTGTTCGCGG TATGATTCCACACAAAACAAAGCGTGGAGCCGCTGCACTTGCACGCATGAAGGTTTTTGAAGGTGTGCCTCCACCATATGACAAGGTCAAGAGGATGGTTATTCCTGATGCTCTCAA GGTGCTGAGGCTGCAAGCTGGCCACAAGTACTGTCTGTTGGGTCGTCTTTCTTCTGAAGTTGGGTGGAATCACTATGACACCATCAAG GAGCTGGAGGCAAAGAGGAAGGAGAGATCTCAAGTGGTTTACGAGAGGAAGAAGCAACTTAACAAACTTAGAGCCAAGGCCGAGAAGGTCGCTGAAGAGAAGCTTGGAGCACAGCTCGAGATTCTTGCACCAGTCAAGTACTGA
- the LOC106325333 gene encoding cytochrome P450 93A3-like → MTSLSSLFKILSCRDHVEYYVLVVIVISSALWYFWLYAKSKPQSSPLPPGPWGLPIVGNLPFLKPELHTYFQELAKKHGPVFKLWFGSKLAIVVTSSEVAREILRTNDVIFANHDVPAVALASSYGGIDIPWSPYGPRLRMLRKLCINRILSNARMEKSVDLRRGETRRTVRYLADLARAGSPVNLGEQIFLMILNVVTQMLWGATVQNEDRELVGAEFSGLVQEMNDLLLVPNLSDFFPVLSRFDLQGLTKRMQGLAERMDRLFDRVINQRLGMDKGSEGKGEDFLEVLLKIKDEDDEKTNLNMNDVKALLMDMVLGGTDTSVHVIEFAMAEILNNPEIMKKAQQELDEVVGKDKIVEESHIPKLPYILAIMKETLRLHTVAPLLNPHRPSQTTVVSGFTIPKDSKIFINVWAIHRNPGVWENPLEFDPSRFLDQSYDFNGNDFNYIPFGSGRRICVGMAMGERVVLYNIATLLHSFDWKLPQGERVKVEEKSGITLKLKNPLVTTPALRLADPNLYL, encoded by the exons ATGACAAGCCTTTCCAGTCTCTTCAAGATTCTAAGTTGCAGGGACCATGTGGAGTACTATGTTCTAGTCGTGATCGTTATATCCTCTGCTTTATGGTATTTTTGGCTTTACGCCAAATCCAAACCTCAGTCTTCTCCCTTGCCTCCGGGACCTTGGGGTCTTCCGATAGTTGGAAACCTCCCGTTTCTCAAACCAGAGCTTCATACCTACTTCCAAGAGCTGGCTAAAAAGCACGGTCCCGTTTTCAAACTCTGGTTCGGCTCCAAGCTGGCGATCGTGGTCACCTCCTCTGAGGTGGCCCGTGAGATTCTCAGGACCAACGACGTCATCTTCGCGAACCACGATGTCCCCGCGGTGGCTCTAGCTAGCTCGTACGGTGGTATTGATATCCCCTGGTCACCATATGGACCGAGGCTACGGATGCTGAGGAAACTATGTATTAATAGGATACTGAGCAACGCGAGGATGGAAAAATCTGTTGACCTACGCCGCGGAGAGACCCGGAGAACGGTTAGGTACTTGGCGGATCTTGCTCGGGCCGGGTCACCGGTTAACTTGGGAGAACAAATATTCTTGATGATACTAAATGTCGTGACGCAGATGTTGTGGGGCGCTACGGTTCAGAACGAGGATAGGGAGCTTGTTGGAGCCGAGTTCTCGGGATTAGTTCAAGAGATGAACGACCTCCTGCTGGTGCCCAATTTATCTGACTTCTTCCCGGTGTTGAGCCGATTTGATCTTCAGGGTTTGACTAAGCGTATGCAAGGACTGGCTGAGAGGATGGACCGGCTGTTTGACCGGGTCATTAATCAACGGCTGGGGATGGATAAGGGAAGTGAAGGGAAGGGTGAGGATTTTTTGGAGGTCTTACTAAAAATAAAGGACGAAGATGATGAGAAGACGAATCTCAACATGAACGATGTGAAGGCGTTGCTTATG GACATGGTGCTCGGTGGTACGGATACATCAGTACATGTCATAGAGTTTGCGATGGCTGAGATATTAAACAACCCAGAGATCATGAAGAAAGCTCAACAAGAACTTGACGAAGTTGTGGGCAAAGACAAAATAGTTGAAGAATCTCACATCCCTAAACTTCCATACATTCTTGCTATTATGAAAGAAACTCTGAGGCTTCACACGGTTGCTCCACTCCTTAATCCTCACCGCCCATCTCAAACCACCGTGGTGAGCGGCTTCACTATCCCTAAAGATTCAAAGATCTTCATTAACGTGTGGGCGATCCATAGGAATCCAGGTGTATGGGAGAACCCACTTGAGTTCGATCCCAGCCGGTTTCTTGACCAATCTTATGACTTCAACGGAAATGATTTCAACTATATTCCGTTTGGATCTGGTCGTAGAATATGTGTGGGAATGGCAATGGGCGAGAGAGTTGTTCTCTATAATATCGCTACGTTGTTGCATTCTTTTGACTGGAAACTTCCTCAAGGTGAGAGAGTAAAGGTCGAGGAGAAGTCTGGGATCACCTTGAAGCTGAAGAATCCACTTGTTACGACCCCCGCGCTAAGGTTGGCTGATCCAAATCTTTATCTCTAG